The Ochotona princeps isolate mOchPri1 chromosome 1, mOchPri1.hap1, whole genome shotgun sequence genome has a segment encoding these proteins:
- the LOC101527272 gene encoding activated RNA polymerase II transcriptional coactivator p15, with the protein MPKSKELVSSSSSGSDSDSEVDKKLKRKKQVAQEKPVKKQKTGETSRVLSSPKQSSSSRDDNMFQIGKMRYVSVRDFKGKVLIDIREYWMDSEGEMKPGRKGISLNPEQWSQLKEQISDIDDAVRKL; encoded by the coding sequence ATGCCGAAGTCAAAGGAACTTGTGTCTTCAAGCTCGTCTGGCAGCGATTCCGACAGTGAAGTGGACAAAAAGTTAAAGAGGAAAAAGCAAGTCGCTCAGGAAAAGCCTGTGAAGAAGCAGAAGACGGGCGAGACCTCCCGAGTCCTGTCCTCTCccaaacagagcagcagcagcagagacgaCAACATGTTCCAGATTGGGAAAATGAGGTACGTCAGTGTTCGAGACTTTAAGGGGAAAGTTCTGATTGATATTCGAGAATACTGGATGGATTCAGAAGGTGAAATGAAGCCAGGAAGAAAAGGCATTTCTCTAAATCCAGAGCAGTGGAGCCAGCTGAAGGAACAGATTTCTGACATTGATGATGCAGTAAGGAAACTATAA